The uncultured Paludibaculum sp. sequence TCCCAAGCCGTCCGGGCGGCCGTGGCCGGTCTCCTTAAGCGATGTGGCGGAGCAGGCCGGCATCCGACTGCAGTACACCTACGGCCATCCGCAAAAGAAGAAGTACGTCATTGAAGCAAATGGCGCCGGCGTGGCGTTTCTCGACTACAACGGCGACGGCTTGCTGGACGTGTTCCTGGTGAATGGCTCGAAGCTGGAGTCCTTCCCGCCGGGCGCGGTTCCCACCAATCACCTGTACAGGAACGAGGGCAAGGGCAAGTTCAGCGATGTGACCAGGGCCGCCGGCATGGACCAGTCGGGCTGGGGCAATGGCGTCTGCGCCGGTGACTTCGACAACGACGGCCACACGGATCTGTACGTCACCTACTTCGGGAAGAACCTGCTGCAGCGGAACAACGGCGACGGCACGTTTACTAACGTTGCGGAGCGGAGCGCCACCAGCGGATCGGGGAAAGAATGGAGCACCGGGTGCACCTTCGTCGACTACGACCGCGACGGCCATCTGGATCTGCTGGTGACTCGCTACCTGAACTTCCAGGCCGAGCGGACGCCCTTGCCTGGTGCCCATCCTTTCTGCATGTGGAAGGGCAGCCCTGTCTACTGCGGCCCGCGCGGCCTGCCGTTCGGCTCTCTGGCCTTGTATCACAACCGCGGCGACGGCACGTTTGAAGACGTCTCGATCCAATCGGGGATCAGCGCGGTGAAGGGTTTCTATGCATTCACGGCCGTCGCCACGGACTTCGACGGCGACGGGTGGCCGGACCTCTACATCGCCTGCGACTCCACGCCAAGCATCCTGTTTCACAACCAGAAGAACGGGACCTTCCGCGACATTGGCACTGAGACCGGGCTGGCCTACAACGACAACGGGTCGGAGCAGGCGGGCATGGGGCTCTCTGTAGGCGACTACGACAACGACGGACGCATCGACATTCTCAAGACGAACTTTACCGGAGACTATCCAAACCTGTATCACAATCTGGGCAAGGGACTGTTTAGCGACGTCTGCCTCCGGGCCGGATTGGCCGTCAATCCCGACCACGTGCTGTGGGGTACCGCGTTTGTCGATCTGGACAATGACGGATGGAAAGACATCCTGCAGGTGAGCGGTCACGTCTACCCGGAGGTGGCGCAAATTGATGCCCGCGAGCACTACCGGCGTTCGCGTCTGGTCTACCGCAACCTGGGCAATGGGCGGTTTGAGGATGTATCGGAGATGTCAGGACCGGGGATTGCCGCGGAACACTCCAGCCGGGGCGTGGCGATTGGCGATTTCGACAACGACGGTGCCATGGATGCATTGGTGATGAATATGCACGAAGCGCCGTCGCTGCTGCGCAACGATCTGAAATCCTCCAGCCACTGGGTGAAGCTGAGGCTGCGCGGAGTCGAGTCGAATCGGGACGCCATTGGCGCGGTGGTTACGGTGGAAGCAGCGGGACGCGTGCAGGCCGATGCCGTATTGAGCCAGTCGAGCTTTCTCTCGCACCACGACCTACGCCTGCACTTTGGACTTGGCGCGGCGGCCAAGGTCGACCGCATCGTCGTGCAGTGGCCCAGCGGCAAGCGGGAAGAGTTCGCCGGCGCGGCGGCGGATGCCTTGTACCTACTGGTGGAGGGGACGGGGCAGCCAAAGACCCAGGAGTTGCCGAAATGACCGCTTTGCTGGCCGTGGCGGCGCTGGCGGTCTGGCTGCAGGCCGGGCCGGATGCGCTTTCCGACCAAGCCCAGCAACTGGCCATGCAAAGGCGCTATGACGAAGCCGAGGCACTTTGGAAGAAGGCCCTGTCGGCCGCGCCCGATCACTTTCCGTCGCTTTTCAACCTCGGGTTCATGAAGTACTCCGCGGGTCAGTTTGCCGAAGCCGAGCCATGGCTGGCTCGCGCGGCGAAGGTCAAGCCAGGCGACTTCAACACGCGCTACCTGCACGGGACGACGCTGCTGAGGCTGGAGCGAAGGGAGGACGCCCTGCGCGAGTGGCAAGCCGCGCTAGTGGTGCAACCGAACAACTATAAGCTGATGCAGATTATGTCCGTCGAGTACGCGAACGGTTACTACTATAAGGACGCTTGCGAGGTAGGCCGCCGGGCGGTCGCAGTGCACGGAGATGCGCCTGAGCCGTGGCTGGTTGCCATCAAGGCTTGTTTTGAGGGGCGCGACCCCGAAACGCTGGCGTTGACGAAGCAGGCCGCGGAGCGCTTCCCGGAGTCGGCCCGTACGAATTTCGAGTACGGATTCCAACTGCAGAAGGCCGGGTTGCGGGACGAGAGCCTGCCCTATCTGCAAAAGGCAATGAAACAGGATCCGTCGTACGAAGAGCCGTTCTACTTCTATGGCAACCTGATGGTGACGGATGAGAGGTATGACGACGCGGTGGGTCCGTTACGTACGGCGTTAAGGCTGCGGCCTGACTACGTCTCGGCCTGTGTCGCCCTGGCAAAGGCCCTGATGGGCCTCGAGAAGAACGAAGAGGCGAAGGCGGCATTGGAGAGTTGCGCACGGATGAATCCGAAACACCCGCAGCCGCACCTGTTCCTGTCGCAGGTTTACTTTCGGCTGGGCAATGCAGAGCAGGCAACGGCGGAAAAGGAACTTTCCCTAAGATTGAGGCGGGAGAATCCGACGATCATGGAGTCCCCCCAAGCCCGCCCCTTCCCTGGCGCCCCCCGCCGGTGACTGGAGGTGCGGGGAAACCGCGGGGCGGGCTTGATTGTGGGGGCCGCGGGAGCGGCGCTGCATAGATCGCTATCGATAGACCTCCGACACCGCCGTTTTGGGAACGGGGCGGGCTGTTGCACTCTGCTGGAACCAGCTGGCCAGGTACTCATCCGTCACGCGCCGGCGGGCCATGATGGCGCGACGCTTGCGAACAGTCCGGCGCAAGGCCTTGAGGGCGTGCCAGAAAGCCGACAACGACGTCGGCTCGTAGAAGAGACAACCTCCGACAATTAGGAGGTCCCTGGCCGTGGTCGGAAACCAGATTCTGCGGTAAAGATCGCCTGTCATGTTCTTGACGCGCATCAGGTAGCGATTCTTCACCGAGTGCATGTTGAGCACAGCGGGAACACTGGAGCGGTCGCCAGGCAGCATGCGGCGGACGTGATACGACTCGGCGTCGTGTACATACAGACACCGCCATCCCAGCAACTGCGCGCGCCAGGCAACATCGGCGTCCTCGCGATAGGAAAAGAAATCGGGATCAAAGAAGCCGTCAGGCTGCTCAATATCCACGATCATCTTCCTCCGGTAGAGCGCGGCCGCGGCGCAGGCGCCGAAGACATACTCGGTCTGGCGATAGCGGCCGTCGTCGGGTTCGTTCCAACCCCGGTCGAAGTGTCTCGTAGTGGAGGTGAAGAAGATTCCGGCGGAGTCGATGCGGCGCTCATGAAGATCCGAACCGTCGGAGTGGATGCGCAACAAGCGGCCGCAGACGGTGCCGATCTTGCCATCAATACGTGCCGCATCCACGAGTTGGGAGACGAAGTCCGGCAGCAGGAAAACGTCGGGGTTCAGGGTCAGCACCCAGTCTGATCGCGAGGCTCGGATCGCCTGATTCTGACCGGCCGCAAAGCCGGTGTTGTGGCGGTTATAGATCACCCGAACACGCCCCTCATATCCGGCGAGAATATGCCGGGTGGCGTCTTTCGAGGCATTGTCGACCACGACGACCTCCAGCGCACCGTAGGTCTGGGCGAGTACACGGTCCAGACAACGTTCAATCACGCCGGCGCTGTTATAGGTGACGATGGTGACACTGACTGTATCCAGTCGCATCAAAGCTCCAGATCGCGCAAGATTTCTGGTACTAAGACCCAAATCGGGGCCAGATCGACTACAGCCTGATGAGAAATTCCTCGGTCGATTCGGAGTGGGACATTTTTTCACAGGCAGTGTAGTAGAGTGACCCACCGGACGGTCTTTGGATGTGACACCGCTGCTGGCGGATACTGTTTGCGGTACGTACAGCGGGTCACACGGAAATGGGTTCCGACGCATTCAGAGAAGAGTGGACAGGGATCTTGTCATCCACACCATCCACGCCGGCTATGCAAAGCCGGGTGGCCAAATTGTTTGAAGAGGCGCGCGACGACGTGTACCGCTACCTGATGACCCTAGGGTTGTATCCACCCCAAGCCCAGGAAGTGACGCAAGAAGTATTTCTACGCCTGTACACGACCTTGCGCCGCGGAGAGGACATCCGCAACGACAGGGCCTGGATCTTCCGTGTGGCTCATAACCTGGGCTTGCGGGTCAGGTCTCGCGAAAATGCGCGGGTAGTCTACGATCCGGATGTCGGGCTGACTCTCGCCGATCCGGCGGCCAATCCGGAGCGCAGCGCTGTGGAAAGCCAGGAGATGCGGCGGGTGCACGAGGCCCTGAAGGGATTGTCGGAACAGCAGAGGCGATGCCTGCATTTGCGGATGGAAGGTCTGCGCTACCCGGAGATCGGAGCCATCCTCGGCATCAGCCCATCGACCGTCAGTGAGTTTTTGAGGCGCGCAATCGCCCGGCTGAAGAAGGTGCGACATGAGTAGTGTCAACGACCGCTCCAAGAGATTGAGCGGCCACCCCGGCGACGCTGACTGGCTGAAGTTCGCTGACGGCGAAGTCACCAGCCGCGAGGAGAAGGGGTTGCGGGCACACCTCGCCGCCTGCTGGCAGTGCCGCGCGGCCCTGGCGGAGATCCAGCGCGCCGTGGGCCAATGCGTACAGTACCGGGAAGTGGTATTGCGGCAGGCCTATCCGGAGCCGCCCCAGCCTTGGTTCGACATTTATAGAGAATTCGATCGGATTGAGGAGCAAGTGGCCTCACGATCCTGGTTTGCGCGGTTGTCCGACTGGTTGAGCTCGACGGCAGGAAGTCCGCGGCGCGTGTCGTATGCGGCGCTGGCGTTGACGTTGACGGTTGTTGTGATGTGGCAGACGTGGCAACTGCCGGCGGTGCAAGCCGCCAATCTCCTGCGGCGCGCCGTCGCCACTTCGGAATCGCGGCCCCAGCCCAAACAGCCGCGGCGAATAAGGATCAGGACGAAGCATGCGACTATCACCCGTGTGCTGAACGGCCACCTGCAAGCCGCTAACAATAAAGATCTTGAGCCCGTGGAGGCGCTCTTCCGTCAAGCCCACTACGACTGGGATGACCCGTTGAGCGCCAGGAGCTTCCAGCGCTGGCGCGCCCAGCTTCCCTCCAAGCAGGACGAAGTGTCGTCGGTGCTGGATGCGGCCACGCCCGCCGACCGCTACCACCGAATCCGGACAACCACTGACTCCGGGGAGCTGCTCGCCGCTTCCCTGACTCTCCGCGCAACGGACCTGGAGCCCACCTCGGGCACCTTGGAGTTCCGTAATCACGAGTCGGTCGACATCGAGGCGTTGCCGGTCGAGGACCGGCCCGAAGATTCCTCGGCCAACGCTGTGAGTAGTCATGAACCGGAACCTCATACGGCGGCCATGCCCAGCCCCCGGGAGGAGATGGGACAGCCGGTCACAATGCGCGACGAACTGCTTGTTTTCAAAGCACTTCACGAGATTGGCGCGGACCTCGACCAACCCCTGGATGTCACCCGGACCAGCGACGCGGTGAACGTGACCGGCGTCGGCGTGCCTCCGGAGCGTCGTCAGGAGCTGCGTGCCGCCCTCGACCCGTTGCCGCGTGTCCGTTTGCAGTTTAACGATGATGGCAGCGCAAGCTCCGTCCAGCCAGAACGACATATGTCGAATTTGGGACCGCAGGCGAGCGCCGAGATGGAACGCCTGCAAGGCCGGTTGGAGTCAGCGTTGGGCGGCCGGGCGGCCTTCACTCAGGTCGCCGACCGCGCCCTGGAGTCGAGCGACAACATGATGACCCGCATCCACGCCTTACGTCGTCTGGCTGAACGCTATCCTACACAAGTAGAAAATGAGATGACAAAGGAAGAACGGGGCATCCTGGCTGGCCTGCGTCGGGATCATGCCATGGCGGTCCTGGCCCAGACGGAAACACTTCAGAAGTTGCTGAGGCCCGCCCTGCGGACAGTGGCACTCAAACTGGATGTAAAGGCGCCCACGGGACTGGCCGCCGGACCGTGGCAGGCCCAAACGGAACAACTGTTCGCTTCCGGAAGGCAGGTGGACCTGCTGCTGGCGGGGACTCTGGCGGCATCGCCCACCACCCTGCCTGTCGAGTCAATTCCATCGGAACTCCTGGCCGGTCTGGCCAATCTGAAGGCCCAGGCGGAAGGGTACGAGAAGATGGCACGGGAGGTGCAGTAGGAAACCGCGTCAGCCATGCGACACTGTCCGCCGCCAGCGCTGTTCGCCCTCTGTCTTCTGACTGCGCCCCTTATGGCGCAAACCCTCACCCATCTTTCCGGGCAGATTCTGGATCCATCGGGCGCGGCCGTGCCGGGCGCAACGGTAAGCGTGGCCAGTGAAGACACCGGCTTTCGCCGCGTGACGATGACCCATTCCGATGGAACTTACCTGGTCGCGGCCCTCCAACCGGGACAGTACAAGGTGATGGTGCGCAAGGACGGTTTTCGCACGCTCGTGCGGTTTGGTGTGAAGTTGGACGTCGCCCAGGCGGCGCGGGTTGATTTCAACCTTCAGATCGGCAGCATGCAGGAGACGATCACGGTGGAGGACACGCCCGCGGGGGTGAGCCGTGAGGAGACCTCCGTAAGTACCCTCATCGGCCGGGATCCCATCGAGAACCTGCCGCTCAACGGCCGCGGAATCCTCAGCCTGCTGGAACTGGCCCCCGGGACTGTCGTGACGCCGGCCACGCGCGGCGAGGCGGGGCAGTTTACTGCCAACGGCCAGCGGCCAAACACGCACGGGTTCACCGTGGATGGCGTCAGCGCGAACTCCGGCGTCATCGGAGGGGGCCTGCCGGCGCAAACAACAGGCGGCACGCTGCCTTCCATGACGGCGATCGGTGGATTGGCGGGGATCGTCGCCCTCGACTCGTTGAACGAGTTTGTGGTGCAGACCTCCTCCACCGGTTCTGAGTTTGGCCGATACCCGGGCGCGCAGGTGTCCTTGAGCAGCCGGTCCGGCTCAAATGAGTATCGCGGAACCTTGACGGAGTTCTTCCGCCACGAGAAACTGGCGGCGAACGACTGGTTTGCCAACCAGCCTGGCGAAGGCCGCGCACCCTTGCGCGTGAACAACTTCGGCGTCTCGCTGGGCGGGCCTGTCGCACATGACCGCACCTTCTTCTTCCTGAACTACGAGGGTCTGCGGCTGCTGCAGCCGACTTCGTGGATACAGGCGGTACCCACTGCCCAACTTCGCGGCAAGGTCCAGAATTGGGTGCGCCCGGTGCTCGACATGTTCCCGCTGCCCAACGGGCGCGACTTCGACCAGGACATTGGCGAATGGACCGGCCGCATCAGCCGTCCGGCCCGATCGGACAATGGCAGCGCGCGTGTTGACCATGCCCTCACGTCCAAGATCACGTTGTTCAGCCGCTTCCAGGATGCGCCATCCTCCAGCGAATTCGGCAGCTCGCAGATCAGCAAATTGAGCATCGGCTCGCGCAGCTTCACCGCTGCCGCCAACTTCCGTGTCCGGCCGGATACGGTCTTCGATTTGCGCTTCAACGTCGCCAGCATGGAGGCGTATTCGGTCTGGAGTCCGGCCGACCCGACGGATTCCTCGGGCTGCGCGATGAGCGCGGTCGCGTCCACGTTCCTTCCCTCGAAGAGCGCGTGCCACTACCTGTACCGCTTCTCCATCGCCGGGGTTGGCCAGACCATCTCGGGCGCCGAGAGCATCCAGCGGCAATCGCAATGGCAGATCCTGCCCAGCGGCTACCTGGTGAAAGGTACGCACCAGCTCCGGTTTGGCGGTGATGTGCGCCGCCTCGCCCCTTCGCGGCACGACGTGGACGGTAGCTTCAGCATCATCGCCGAGAGCCTGGAGGACCTCGTGGAAAGCCGGAACCTCTGGACGGCATCGTCCACGCCGCAGAGCCGGGCAGGCACGCTGTTTGAATCCTCCCTGTATGTTCAGGACACCTGGAGAATCCACCGCGCCCTGACGCTCACCAGCGGGTTGCGCTGGGAACTGGCGCCGGCTCCGGTCACGCGCGACCTTACCGAGAACCCGTTCGGCGGCACGCCGTCCAACGCCGTGAACTCTGCTGCCTGGCCCATGCGCTATACGAACCTCGCGCCCAGACTGGGCTTGGCCTGGAGGCCGGATCGCCGCGGGCAGATGGTGGTTCGCGCCGCGTTCGGCGTCTATTACGACTCAAGTCTCAGCCTGTCCACCGATCTGGTGAACGGCGGCCCCCTGAACATGGAGCAGTTCACCAGCGGGTCTTCCGCGCCGTTCACTACGGTGCTGCAGTATGGTTTCGACAACGGCCTGCGGCTGCCGCGCGTCCAGCAGTGGAACGTCTCGCTGGAACGCGCGTTTGGACCCAGCAACCTGCTCTCCACCAGCTATGTGGGCGCGACGGGCCAATGGCTGGTGCGGCGGGAGTATGGGAATGTCGATGAAAACCCGTTGCTCCGGATGGTGGTGTCCACCAACCACGGCTCATCCGACTACAGGGCATTGCTGGTGCAGTTCCGGCGGCGCATGGCCCGGTCTCTGCAGGCACAGGTCTCCTACTCCTGGTCGCATTCCATCGACGACAGCTCCAGCGACGCGGCGCTCTTTCTGGTGAGCCCGGCCACCACGGCCAGCAGCAATCGCGGCTCGTCCGACTTCGATGCCAGACATTCTTTCACGGCGGCCTTTACTTTCGCGCCGCGCAGGCTCCGCGGACTCACCTTCGATGGCATCTACCGGGCGCGCACAGGCTTCCCGATAACGGTGGTGAACGAAGAGTACGCCATGGGTCTCAGCTTCTCAAACGCGTTCCGGCCGGACCTGGTGCCGGGCGTGCCGGTTTGGCTCCAGGATCCGACGGCGCCGGGTGGGCGGCGTCTGAACGAGGCTGCTTTCCGGGAGACTCCGGCCTCCATCCAGGGCAACCTGGGGCGGAACGCCATTGCCGGCTTCGGGATGTCGCAGTTCGACCTGGCTGTACGGCGCGACTTCCGCATCGGCCTCGGGCAGACGCTGGAACTGCGAGGCGAGGCCTTCAACGTGTTCAACCATCCCAACTTCGCTGACCCGGTGCGCACCCTGGCGAGCCCGCTCTTCGGCCAGTCGAATTCGATGCTGAACCTGATGCTGGGCACGGGCAGCCCGGGCAGCGGCCTGGCGCCGGTATTCCAGTCCGGCGGTTCGCGCTCTCTCCAGATGGTGTTGCGGCTGCGCTTTTAACCCTCCCTCCGGCTGCGATACCCTATCCACAGCAAAGTAAAGTTGAGGTTTGAGAATGTCCGATCTTTTTGACCTTTCCGGAAAAGTAGCCGCCATCGTGGGCGGAGGCGGCGTGTTGGCCGGTGAGATGGCCCTCGGCCTGGCCCGCGCGGGCGCCGATATTGCCATCCTTGATTTCAATCTCGATGCGGCCAATGCGCGTGCCGCCCAGGTCCGCGAGTTGGGACGCCGCGCTATCGGCGTGAAAGTCGACGCAACCAAGAAGGCCGACCTGCAGGCCGCGCTGGACACGATTCTGGCCGAGTTAGGCCACGTCGAAGTGCTGGTGAACGCCGCCGGCATCAACTCGGGCACGCCGTTTTTCGAGATCACTGAAGAGGAGTGGCACCGCATTCTCGATGTCGACCTCACCAGCGTGTTTCTGGCGTGTCAGGTCTTTGGCGCTCATATGGTGCAGCCGGGCAAAGGCGGCTCCGTCATCAACATCTCGTCCGCTTCGTCCGGCCCGCCGCTTTCCAAGGTCTTCACTTACTCCGTAGCCAAGGGTGGCGTGAATCAGGTGACCCAGTTCCTGGCCCGCGAGTGGGCGACGCAGGGCGTTCGTGTGAATGCGATCCTGCCCGGCTTCTTCCCGGCCGAACAGAACCGCAAACTGCTGACGGACGACCGCGTGGCCTCCATCATGAAGCACACACCGATGAATCGCTTCGGCGAGGCATCGGAACTCGTAGGCGCGGCCGTCTACCTGGCGTCGGACAAGGCATCGAGCTTCGTAACGGGCTCCATCATGCGTGTCGACGGCGGCTATATGGCGATGACAATATAGCCGGTGATTTTTGTGTCGTTTCGGTGAGCCTGCGTAGGGCATTCATACACCTGACTCACCAGCGCAACTGCGCTCCGATATAGGCTGACGATTCATGACCCCAAAACGGTTTGTCATCTTGTGCAAGGACGGAACGACGGAGCGCATCACTGCCGATGTCGGTGATGAAGACGAAGAAGCTGATGGGTACGTCTTTTTCGTCGACTCGAAGGGGAGCATCGTGGGCCTGTTTGCCAAGGAAGTCGTCCAGTCATGGCGTGAAGACTTGGGCGGGACTCTGGGTGAGTCAAGTATATAGATGCCCTGCGTAGGGTCCGGCTGAGTTCATTTCTCCGGGCAACGGCGTTCATGCCGCGTCGGCGCTCCCGCTACTGTTGCCGAGCGCCGAGGCTCACACCCTTGTTTCGTCCACGGCATGCGGGAGCTCGCGCAGGCGGCGTGCCGGTGAGAAAACCAGCCACAACGTGGAGAGCAAGAACCCGAGCGCACCGATAAGCAGCGTCTGCCGAATTCCAATCGCCTGCGCGACGGCGCCGCCCGTGAGCGCTCCCAATGGAAGAGCGCCGTGGTAGACCAGATGGATGGCGGCATTTACGCGACCCAGGAGATGATCCGGCGTGATCGCCTGGCGTAAGCTCCTGTCATTGATGTTGTAGACAGGCCACGCCAAGTCGCCCATTTGCGACACGATCAGAAAGGCGGAGCAAACGGCAACGGACCCGTGCGCTAGCGGCACGAGGAGCATGGCCACCCCAATCACCAGCACGGAGCCAATGAAAGTCGCGCCGAAACCAAAGCGATGCACGAGCCACTCTGCCATGAAGGTGCCAAATAGTCCACAGGTGCCGCCGACCGAGACGATGATACCCAACAGGGCAGCGGTCAACCCGAGCTCACGCATCACAAATAGAAAGTACAAGCTACTTCCGAACCCTAAGAAGAACGCGCCGGTGGCCGTGCGTCCGACCAACGCCCGGAGCAACGGATTGCGCCACGAGGCGCGCAACCCTTCAGAAATCTCACGGCCGATACTGGGTTCAAGCGGGCGTGTAGGCCGCGGCTCCGGCTTGCGGATAAGCCACAGTGAAATTGCTGAGCACACGAACGAAGCAGCGTCGAAGAGCATGGCCATGGGGGCCGTGATCAGTTGCACCAGGATGCCGGTGAAACCGGGGCCAGCAATCTCAGCGAGCGACTCAGTCGAAGCCAGCTTACTATTCCCTTCAAGGATGTTCTCACGAGCGATGAGGGAGGGCAGGTAGGCCTGGTAGCTGACGTCAAACAGGACGGTCAGGATGCCACTGGCCGCCGCGACCACATAGAGGTGTTCGATTGTCAGCCGGTGCAGCACCGCCAACAGCGGAATCGTACCCAACACCGCGGCGCGCCCGAGATCGGCGGCGATAAGAAGTGGCCGTCGGCGCAGGCGGTCCGCCCAGGCCCCTGCGAAGAGGCCGAGCACGAGCACCGGCGCGGCACTCGCCCCGGCCAGGAATCCCATCTGAAGAGGCGACGCTCTGAGGACGACGACCGCAGTGAGGGGCAATCCGACGCCAGTGATGTTGGACCCGATTTGAGAGATCGCCTGGCCGACCCATAGCTTCAGGAAATCCGGATCGGCCCTAAGCCCCTTCCCCAGCATTCCTCAAGTGTCGCACGCAGGTTCATTGACCCTTCGTGTCCGCACACGTCGGATTGCCGGTCCGCTCGGAGCATTCTTCACCGGCTTGCGTGCATTGCCAAAGACCCTTGGCGGCTCTACGGTCTCAGCAGCCCCTTTTTGCCCTGTCGAAGAGTCAGATCCACAAGGCCAAAAGCGATCGGTCTCGGCCCTGTGGGATTCATCATACCCCAGCGCTGCCAAGAGTCTGGCGGCAGTTCCAGGTCATCCATTGAGCGGGATGGTGCCTGGTGAAGTACAGCGCGATCTTCCAGACCTGGCCTGAGGACGATGCCGCAGATGGTTCGAGCAAGTAGGCGGTGACCGGAGGCGCGCTTCCGGCCCTTTCGCCTACTTGGACAGTTTTCGCACGGGCACGAAGATGTCCGCGCTGGTGAGGCCGCACTCCCGGGCCATGCGCAGGCAATAGTCGATCTCGCCCATGCCCTTGATGTGGCTGTTCGACCCAAACGAGAATTTCGCGCCAGCGGCCTTGGCCCGGCGGATGAACGCGGCACTGGGTACCTGGAAGTGCGCGTTGATCTCGATGGCGACGTGATTGCGAACCGCGGCCTGAATCACGCGGTCCATGCGAGCGGGGGTCCAGAGGCTGTCGTACTGGCCTTTCAGGCTTTCCGGGATGTAGGTAGGGTTGGCCCAGATCTGGATGGGCTGCGCGAGCACTCGTTCATTGAATGCGACATAGCGATCCATGAAGTCCTGAGGATCACCGACTTCGACCTTAGGCAGCCACAACCAAACGCTCTTGCCGTTCTTTTCCGGGAAGATGAGGGCATCGGCGGCGATGTAGTCGAGTTGTGCGCGCAAATCGGCAGACAGGCAGGTGGACCAGTCAAAGCCATATACCTGCATGCCGCGCCACAGCGTCTGGTCCCGCACTTCCTGCAGGAATTCGCCCAGCGTCTGGTTGTCATGAATATCGCCACGGCAGCCCCCTTCGGCCAGGATCCCAAAGCGAACACCCATTTGGCGGGAGAGCGCAGCGGCATCCGCGGGCTTCATGGGCTGGGTGTCATGGTCCTCTCCGTGGAGATGTATGTGGAGGTCGACCTTGGGCAGGTCTGCGGCGAAGAGCGCCGGTGCGCAGAGTAATACCAGTAGTTTAGGGATCATAGGATCCCTTTCACTGTAATAAACTTAGCGCCGCCAATCGGGCGACGCCTCAGGCCCGTTCCAGGGCGGCGGAATCGGTGCCTTTGCGACGGATGCCGTGCTTCTCCATCCTGTAGATCAACGTCTTGCGGCTGATATCCAGGTAGCGCGCGGCGTGCGTCTGATTCCAGCTGGACATCTCCAATGCCT is a genomic window containing:
- a CDS encoding CRTAC1 family protein, whose product is MKLIPQFVVLPVLCMLAAVPSSPQAGQSGQGMISGGATALPRPKPSGRPWPVSLSDVAEQAGIRLQYTYGHPQKKKYVIEANGAGVAFLDYNGDGLLDVFLVNGSKLESFPPGAVPTNHLYRNEGKGKFSDVTRAAGMDQSGWGNGVCAGDFDNDGHTDLYVTYFGKNLLQRNNGDGTFTNVAERSATSGSGKEWSTGCTFVDYDRDGHLDLLVTRYLNFQAERTPLPGAHPFCMWKGSPVYCGPRGLPFGSLALYHNRGDGTFEDVSIQSGISAVKGFYAFTAVATDFDGDGWPDLYIACDSTPSILFHNQKNGTFRDIGTETGLAYNDNGSEQAGMGLSVGDYDNDGRIDILKTNFTGDYPNLYHNLGKGLFSDVCLRAGLAVNPDHVLWGTAFVDLDNDGWKDILQVSGHVYPEVAQIDAREHYRRSRLVYRNLGNGRFEDVSEMSGPGIAAEHSSRGVAIGDFDNDGAMDALVMNMHEAPSLLRNDLKSSSHWVKLRLRGVESNRDAIGAVVTVEAAGRVQADAVLSQSSFLSHHDLRLHFGLGAAAKVDRIVVQWPSGKREEFAGAAADALYLLVEGTGQPKTQELPK
- a CDS encoding tetratricopeptide repeat protein, giving the protein MTALLAVAALAVWLQAGPDALSDQAQQLAMQRRYDEAEALWKKALSAAPDHFPSLFNLGFMKYSAGQFAEAEPWLARAAKVKPGDFNTRYLHGTTLLRLERREDALREWQAALVVQPNNYKLMQIMSVEYANGYYYKDACEVGRRAVAVHGDAPEPWLVAIKACFEGRDPETLALTKQAAERFPESARTNFEYGFQLQKAGLRDESLPYLQKAMKQDPSYEEPFYFYGNLMVTDERYDDAVGPLRTALRLRPDYVSACVALAKALMGLEKNEEAKAALESCARMNPKHPQPHLFLSQVYFRLGNAEQATAEKELSLRLRRENPTIMESPQARPFPGAPRR
- a CDS encoding glycosyltransferase family 2 protein; protein product: MRLDTVSVTIVTYNSAGVIERCLDRVLAQTYGALEVVVVDNASKDATRHILAGYEGRVRVIYNRHNTGFAAGQNQAIRASRSDWVLTLNPDVFLLPDFVSQLVDAARIDGKIGTVCGRLLRIHSDGSDLHERRIDSAGIFFTSTTRHFDRGWNEPDDGRYRQTEYVFGACAAAALYRRKMIVDIEQPDGFFDPDFFSYREDADVAWRAQLLGWRCLYVHDAESYHVRRMLPGDRSSVPAVLNMHSVKNRYLMRVKNMTGDLYRRIWFPTTARDLLIVGGCLFYEPTSLSAFWHALKALRRTVRKRRAIMARRRVTDEYLASWFQQSATARPVPKTAVSEVYR
- a CDS encoding sigma-70 family RNA polymerase sigma factor, whose amino-acid sequence is MSSTPSTPAMQSRVAKLFEEARDDVYRYLMTLGLYPPQAQEVTQEVFLRLYTTLRRGEDIRNDRAWIFRVAHNLGLRVRSRENARVVYDPDVGLTLADPAANPERSAVESQEMRRVHEALKGLSEQQRRCLHLRMEGLRYPEIGAILGISPSTVSEFLRRAIARLKKVRHE
- a CDS encoding carboxypeptidase-like regulatory domain-containing protein, with the translated sequence MRHCPPPALFALCLLTAPLMAQTLTHLSGQILDPSGAAVPGATVSVASEDTGFRRVTMTHSDGTYLVAALQPGQYKVMVRKDGFRTLVRFGVKLDVAQAARVDFNLQIGSMQETITVEDTPAGVSREETSVSTLIGRDPIENLPLNGRGILSLLELAPGTVVTPATRGEAGQFTANGQRPNTHGFTVDGVSANSGVIGGGLPAQTTGGTLPSMTAIGGLAGIVALDSLNEFVVQTSSTGSEFGRYPGAQVSLSSRSGSNEYRGTLTEFFRHEKLAANDWFANQPGEGRAPLRVNNFGVSLGGPVAHDRTFFFLNYEGLRLLQPTSWIQAVPTAQLRGKVQNWVRPVLDMFPLPNGRDFDQDIGEWTGRISRPARSDNGSARVDHALTSKITLFSRFQDAPSSSEFGSSQISKLSIGSRSFTAAANFRVRPDTVFDLRFNVASMEAYSVWSPADPTDSSGCAMSAVASTFLPSKSACHYLYRFSIAGVGQTISGAESIQRQSQWQILPSGYLVKGTHQLRFGGDVRRLAPSRHDVDGSFSIIAESLEDLVESRNLWTASSTPQSRAGTLFESSLYVQDTWRIHRALTLTSGLRWELAPAPVTRDLTENPFGGTPSNAVNSAAWPMRYTNLAPRLGLAWRPDRRGQMVVRAAFGVYYDSSLSLSTDLVNGGPLNMEQFTSGSSAPFTTVLQYGFDNGLRLPRVQQWNVSLERAFGPSNLLSTSYVGATGQWLVRREYGNVDENPLLRMVVSTNHGSSDYRALLVQFRRRMARSLQAQVSYSWSHSIDDSSSDAALFLVSPATTASSNRGSSDFDARHSFTAAFTFAPRRLRGLTFDGIYRARTGFPITVVNEEYAMGLSFSNAFRPDLVPGVPVWLQDPTAPGGRRLNEAAFRETPASIQGNLGRNAIAGFGMSQFDLAVRRDFRIGLGQTLELRGEAFNVFNHPNFADPVRTLASPLFGQSNSMLNLMLGTGSPGSGLAPVFQSGGSRSLQMVLRLRF